One region of Mangifera indica cultivar Alphonso chromosome 3, CATAS_Mindica_2.1, whole genome shotgun sequence genomic DNA includes:
- the LOC123210667 gene encoding transcription factor TRY-like, producing the protein MCEEVGGTEWVIITMTEQEEDLIYRMHRLVGDRWDLIAGRIPGRKAAEIERFWIMRQGQVSVEGRKEQQALAKDDP; encoded by the exons ATGTGTGAAG AAGTTGGCGGTACCGAGTGGGTAATCATAACCATGACTGAACAAGAAGAAGACCTAATTTACAGGATGCACCGACTGGTTGGAGATAG GTGGGATTTGATTGCTGGACGGATACCCGGGAGAAAAGCTGCTGAAATAGAGAGGTTTTGGATTATGAGACAAGGCCAAGTATCTGTGGAGGGAAGAAAGGAGCAGCAGGCCTTGGCCAAAGATGACCCATAG